Proteins found in one Nocardia brasiliensis ATCC 700358 genomic segment:
- a CDS encoding general stress protein codes for MTNPLGNSNRGRQGLPTPPSGWPVGSYPTYAEAQKAVDFLADGQFPVQDVTIVGVDLMQVERVLYRLTWGKVIGGGVVSGAWLGLFLGLLLSLFTTNGAFGPLLVGLVGGIIFGVISTSIPYAATKGQRDFASTMQLVAGRYDVLCDPKSAEQARDMLARLAI; via the coding sequence ATGACGAATCCCTTGGGGAACTCGAATCGCGGACGGCAGGGCCTGCCGACGCCGCCGTCCGGCTGGCCGGTCGGCTCCTATCCCACCTATGCCGAGGCACAGAAGGCGGTCGATTTCCTCGCCGACGGTCAGTTCCCGGTGCAGGACGTGACCATCGTCGGCGTCGATCTGATGCAGGTCGAGCGGGTGCTCTACCGGCTGACCTGGGGCAAGGTCATCGGCGGCGGTGTCGTGAGCGGGGCCTGGCTCGGCCTGTTCCTCGGTCTGCTGTTGAGCCTGTTCACCACCAACGGCGCGTTCGGCCCGCTGCTGGTCGGTCTGGTCGGCGGCATCATCTTCGGTGTCATCTCCACCTCGATCCCGTACGCGGCGACCAAGGGACAGCGCGACTTCGCCTCCACCATGCAGTTGGTGGCCGGGCGCTATGACGTGCTGTGCGACCCGAAGTCGGCCGAGCAGGCGCGGGACATGCTGGCGCGGCTGGCCATCTGA
- a CDS encoding HpcH/HpaI aldolase/citrate lyase family protein yields MKPRRSVLACPGSNKKMIDKAKGLPVDEVFLDLEDAVAPAAKAEARANIVAALNDSDWGAQLRVVRVNDWTTSWTYADVITVVEGAGAHLDAILLPKVTDAGQVRALDLLLTQLEKVCGLEEGRIGIEPQLENALGLRNIDEIATASPRVQALVFGPADFMASLNMRTLVVGEQPEGYDTGDAYHHILMTILLTARAHGLQAIDGPYLQIRDLDGFRRAAGRTAALGFDGKWVLHPGQIAAANEIFSPRQSDYDRAELILDAYAYHTSAEGGARGAVMLGDEMIDEASAKMARVIADKGRAAAMTRTTRFSPPGNRAE; encoded by the coding sequence TTGAAGCCGCGCCGCTCGGTGCTCGCCTGTCCCGGCAGCAACAAGAAGATGATCGACAAGGCCAAGGGGCTGCCCGTCGACGAGGTGTTCCTCGATCTGGAGGACGCCGTCGCGCCCGCCGCCAAAGCCGAGGCGCGCGCGAATATCGTGGCGGCGCTCAACGATTCCGACTGGGGCGCGCAGCTGCGCGTGGTCCGGGTGAACGACTGGACGACCTCGTGGACCTACGCGGACGTGATCACGGTGGTCGAGGGGGCGGGCGCGCACCTGGACGCCATCCTGCTGCCCAAGGTGACCGACGCCGGTCAGGTCCGCGCCCTCGATCTGCTGCTCACCCAGTTGGAAAAGGTGTGCGGCCTCGAAGAGGGCCGGATCGGCATCGAGCCGCAGCTGGAGAACGCGCTCGGCCTGCGCAATATCGACGAGATCGCCACCGCGAGCCCGCGGGTGCAGGCGCTGGTGTTCGGTCCCGCCGACTTCATGGCCAGCCTCAACATGCGCACCCTGGTGGTCGGTGAGCAGCCGGAGGGTTACGACACCGGCGACGCCTACCACCACATCCTGATGACCATCCTGCTCACCGCCCGCGCGCACGGGCTGCAGGCGATCGACGGTCCCTACCTGCAGATCCGCGATCTGGACGGATTCCGGCGGGCCGCCGGACGGACCGCGGCGCTCGGGTTCGACGGCAAGTGGGTGCTGCATCCCGGGCAGATCGCCGCCGCCAACGAGATCTTCAGCCCGCGCCAATCCGATTACGACCGGGCCGAACTGATCCTGGACGCGTACGCCTATCACACCTCGGCCGAGGGCGGCGCCCGCGGCGCGGTCATGCTCGGCGACGAGATGATCGACGAGGCGAGCGCGAAGATGGCCCGGGTGATCGCCGACAAGGGCCGGGCCGCGGCAATGACACGGACCACGCGTTTCAGTCCACCCGGAAACCGGGCGGAATAG
- a CDS encoding DUF1003 domain-containing protein — MSDKPGGARQRLETPVEGRFRIDWDAEALARSSERVARFLGTGRYLAIQTIVVIVWIALNVSVVALRWDPYPFILLNLAFSTQAAYAAPLILLAQNRQDNRDRVSLEEDRMRAAQTKADTEFLARELASLRIAVGEVATRDYLRRELEELREILDRIEGAGAEKPRRKKNSARKQAPIPVSPPVADD; from the coding sequence ATGAGTGACAAACCCGGCGGCGCCCGGCAACGGCTGGAGACACCGGTCGAGGGCCGGTTCCGGATCGACTGGGATGCCGAGGCGCTCGCGCGCAGCAGCGAACGCGTCGCCCGCTTCCTCGGCACCGGCCGCTACCTGGCCATTCAGACGATCGTCGTGATTGTTTGGATCGCGTTAAATGTTTCGGTCGTCGCGTTGCGCTGGGATCCGTATCCCTTCATCCTGTTGAATCTGGCGTTCTCGACCCAGGCGGCCTACGCCGCGCCGTTGATCCTGCTGGCGCAGAACCGGCAGGACAATCGAGATCGGGTCTCGCTGGAGGAAGACCGGATGCGGGCCGCGCAGACCAAGGCGGACACCGAATTTCTCGCCCGCGAACTCGCCTCACTGCGGATCGCGGTCGGCGAAGTCGCGACTCGCGACTATCTGCGCAGGGAATTGGAGGAGCTGAGGGAGATACTCGACCGGATCGAAGGCGCAGGCGCCGAGAAGCCTAGACGCAAGAAAAACTCCGCCCGAAAGCAGGCTCCGATCCCGGTTTCGCCGCCTGTAGCTGATGATTGA
- a CDS encoding lytic transglycosylase domain-containing protein, translating into MTPGSNGSAPFAGTIPLQEISLPLVGGALGIPEIVLAAYRNAELAMESSTPGCGVSWSLLAGIGRIESGHAGGGRTDAAGTTVTPIYGPALDGTLPGNEIIKAASGGYVRAVGPMQFLPGTWAQYAADGNGDGVSDPNNVFDAALGAAKYLCSGGLDLRDQAQELRSVLRYNNSTAYAANVLSWAAAYRTGGSPTQVTIAPDIIPPGSAPIQVADMQAVDTTKVTYTSPRSAPETTATTPAAPTPTEVMINIPGLPPIPCGIFCPPPPKPLNPCDPVTVPAPMPRPGDPAPTVAVPGAPEQTFGAGVAAPNPAHPEQAVDPAHPEQAVAPVAPVCTTPPAGPEAQQQTQAPQEQVQAPEQAQPAPESAPTVAVESAPTVAGDPPPAPAPAAAPTQPPGITLPFGVVIPLPAPQG; encoded by the coding sequence ATGACACCGGGCTCCAACGGCAGCGCGCCGTTCGCCGGGACGATCCCGCTGCAGGAGATCTCGCTCCCCCTGGTCGGCGGGGCGCTCGGCATCCCGGAGATCGTGCTCGCCGCGTACCGCAACGCCGAACTAGCGATGGAATCCTCCACCCCTGGTTGCGGGGTTTCCTGGAGCCTGCTGGCGGGCATCGGCCGGATCGAATCTGGTCACGCGGGCGGCGGTCGCACCGACGCCGCGGGCACCACGGTCACCCCGATCTACGGGCCCGCGCTGGACGGCACCCTGCCCGGCAACGAGATCATCAAGGCCGCCAGCGGCGGTTACGTGCGCGCGGTCGGACCCATGCAGTTCCTTCCCGGCACCTGGGCCCAGTACGCGGCCGACGGCAACGGTGACGGCGTCTCCGATCCCAACAACGTCTTCGACGCCGCGCTCGGCGCCGCGAAGTACCTCTGCTCCGGCGGGCTCGATCTCCGCGACCAGGCACAGGAACTGCGCTCGGTGCTGCGCTACAACAACTCGACCGCCTACGCGGCGAACGTGCTCAGCTGGGCGGCGGCGTACCGCACCGGTGGCTCGCCGACCCAGGTGACCATCGCGCCCGACATCATCCCGCCGGGCAGCGCCCCGATCCAGGTGGCGGACATGCAGGCCGTCGATACGACGAAGGTGACCTATACGTCGCCGCGCTCGGCGCCGGAGACCACCGCCACCACCCCGGCCGCGCCGACGCCGACCGAGGTGATGATCAACATCCCCGGCCTGCCGCCGATCCCCTGTGGCATCTTCTGCCCGCCGCCGCCGAAGCCGCTCAATCCCTGTGACCCGGTGACCGTTCCGGCGCCGATGCCGCGCCCGGGCGACCCGGCCCCGACCGTCGCGGTGCCCGGCGCGCCCGAGCAGACCTTCGGCGCGGGCGTGGCGGCGCCCAATCCGGCGCACCCGGAGCAGGCCGTGGACCCGGCGCATCCGGAACAGGCCGTCGCGCCGGTCGCACCGGTCTGCACGACGCCGCCCGCCGGTCCCGAGGCGCAGCAGCAGACCCAGGCGCCACAGGAGCAGGTGCAGGCGCCCGAGCAGGCCCAGCCGGCGCCGGAATCAGCGCCCACGGTCGCGGTCGAGTCCGCACCCACGGTCGCCGGCGACCCGCCGCCCGCACCGGCCCCCGCGGCCGCGCCGACCCAACCGCCCGGCATCACCCTGCCGTTCGGTGTCGTGATTCCACTGCCTGCCCCCCAGGGCTGA
- a CDS encoding magnesium transporter MgtE N-terminal domain-containing protein, with the protein MAATRVYVARLAGLVVLGPDGESIGRVRDVVVAIRYDRQQPRVHGLVVELPTRRRIFVPMLRVTAIEPGVVTLNTGTVSLRRFTQRPGELLALAQIVDSSVRVEDPDLPDLHGVDVFVVDLGIELTRTRDWRVNRVAVRGHRRLGRRRTVHVVDWIHVAGLTPYEIGRPGQDVTQLLEQFEGMRPADVAHLLRELPEKRRLEVAVALDDERLADVVQELPDDEQVALLGRLEVRRAADVLEAMDPDDAADLLGELPVGEAESLLALMDPEESEPVRRLLEHSPYSAGGLMTPKPVILTPSTTVAEALARVRNPDLTPALASMVFVVRPPTATPTGRYLGSVHIQQLLREPPAHLIGGILDADLAPLRPDVPLSAVTRYFATYNLVCGPVVDDENHLLGAVSVDDVLDHLLPDDWRDQEELHEGIPGHE; encoded by the coding sequence ATGGCAGCTACCAGGGTGTACGTCGCCAGGCTGGCCGGCCTGGTGGTGTTGGGGCCGGACGGCGAGTCTATCGGCCGGGTCCGCGACGTCGTCGTGGCCATCCGCTACGACCGTCAGCAGCCCCGGGTGCACGGCCTCGTCGTCGAATTACCCACCCGGCGCCGCATTTTCGTGCCCATGCTGCGGGTCACCGCGATCGAGCCGGGGGTGGTCACGCTCAATACCGGCACCGTGAGCCTGCGCCGGTTCACGCAACGGCCGGGCGAGTTGCTCGCCCTCGCACAGATCGTGGATTCGTCGGTGCGCGTGGAAGATCCCGACCTGCCCGACCTGCACGGGGTGGACGTCTTCGTGGTCGATCTCGGCATCGAACTGACCCGCACCAGGGACTGGCGGGTGAACCGGGTCGCGGTGCGCGGGCATCGCAGGCTCGGCCGCCGCCGGACCGTGCACGTGGTGGACTGGATCCATGTCGCCGGGCTGACGCCGTACGAGATCGGCAGGCCGGGCCAGGACGTCACGCAGCTGCTGGAGCAGTTCGAGGGCATGCGGCCCGCCGACGTCGCGCACCTGCTGCGCGAACTGCCGGAGAAGCGCCGGCTGGAGGTGGCCGTCGCGCTGGACGACGAACGTCTCGCCGATGTCGTGCAGGAGCTCCCCGACGACGAGCAGGTCGCGTTACTCGGCCGGCTGGAGGTGCGCCGGGCGGCCGACGTGCTGGAGGCGATGGACCCCGACGACGCGGCCGACCTGCTCGGCGAGCTCCCCGTCGGCGAGGCCGAATCGCTGCTGGCGCTGATGGACCCGGAGGAGTCCGAACCGGTCCGCCGGCTGCTCGAGCATTCCCCGTACAGCGCGGGCGGTCTGATGACGCCCAAGCCGGTGATCCTGACCCCGTCCACCACGGTCGCCGAGGCGCTGGCCCGGGTGCGCAACCCGGACCTGACGCCCGCACTGGCCTCGATGGTGTTCGTGGTCCGCCCGCCGACCGCCACCCCGACCGGGCGGTACCTGGGTTCGGTGCATATCCAGCAGCTGCTGCGGGAACCACCGGCCCATCTGATCGGCGGCATCCTCGACGCCGACCTGGCTCCGCTGCGTCCCGACGTCCCGTTGAGCGCGGTGACCCGCTACTTCGCGACCTACAACCTGGTCTGCGGGCCGGTGGTGGACGACGAGAACCACCTACTCGGCGCCGTCAGCGTGGACGACGTGCTGGACCATCTGCTACCCGACGACTGGCGCGACCAGGAAGAGCTGCACGAGGGGATACCGGGACATGAGTGA
- a CDS encoding suppressor of fused domain protein, translated as MGVVETVRTGVLDHFGVAATGVDSASVTFLGLEPIEILRIVDDDVVHYATVGGSRHPMTDPGALLADPVRGPRAELVLTLRAGTGAASGLAKALGVLAAAPAVEGVVLQADALMDLGEPMWHNAPFTAVLLGESGIPEVVLPEPAEPVRYFAVTPVTATEAAWVRVRGAQALREAWTEAGIDVRDPGRGAASL; from the coding sequence ATGGGTGTGGTGGAGACGGTCCGCACCGGTGTGCTGGACCATTTCGGTGTGGCGGCGACCGGCGTCGATTCGGCGTCGGTGACGTTCCTGGGGTTGGAGCCGATCGAGATCCTGCGGATCGTCGACGATGATGTGGTGCACTACGCGACGGTGGGCGGGTCCCGTCATCCGATGACCGATCCCGGTGCGCTGCTTGCCGATCCGGTGCGCGGGCCCCGGGCCGAACTGGTGCTCACCTTGCGGGCGGGTACCGGGGCGGCCTCGGGCCTGGCCAAGGCGCTCGGCGTGCTCGCCGCCGCGCCCGCGGTGGAAGGCGTTGTGCTGCAAGCGGACGCGCTGATGGACCTGGGCGAACCGATGTGGCACAACGCGCCGTTCACCGCGGTTCTGCTGGGGGAGAGCGGGATTCCCGAGGTGGTGCTGCCCGAGCCCGCGGAGCCGGTTCGCTATTTCGCGGTGACGCCGGTGACCGCCACCGAGGCGGCCTGGGTGCGCGTGCGCGGCGCGCAGGCGCTGCGGGAGGCCTGGACGGAGGCCGGTATCGACGTGCGTGATCCCGGCCGCGGCGCGGCGAGCCTCTAG
- a CDS encoding lytic transglycosylase domain-containing protein, whose product MGRHRKPPTVTIRRSSVLALTGLVPAGLTAVGAASEVGDGTHAAAAVQQLPGDENALGAKPGEEPIEFVMHAMAQQRVAPPPIVKTVALPEGRQKADLPAGPMGVPGIAVAAYQNAERVLGAENPTCNMPWTMLAGIGRVESTHDYGGKADGDGNSLAPVYGPVLDGSLYGNNVIRDSDDGELDGLAGYDRAIGPMQFLPQTWKHYAADGNGDGIADPQNLFDAALTAGKYLCDGGLNMRDLSQQSKAILRYNNSMAYVANVMAWETSYANGVAPRPGDLPKI is encoded by the coding sequence GTGGGGCGTCACCGAAAACCACCGACTGTCACCATCCGGCGCAGTTCGGTTCTTGCTCTAACCGGTTTGGTTCCCGCTGGCCTCACGGCCGTCGGCGCCGCGTCCGAGGTGGGAGACGGGACTCATGCCGCCGCGGCGGTTCAGCAGCTCCCGGGGGATGAGAACGCGCTGGGCGCCAAGCCCGGCGAGGAGCCGATCGAATTCGTCATGCACGCTATGGCGCAGCAGCGGGTGGCACCGCCACCGATCGTGAAAACCGTTGCGCTGCCGGAAGGTAGGCAGAAAGCGGACCTGCCCGCCGGGCCGATGGGCGTGCCGGGTATCGCGGTCGCCGCCTACCAGAACGCCGAGCGGGTGCTCGGCGCCGAGAACCCCACGTGCAATATGCCGTGGACCATGCTGGCCGGCATCGGACGGGTCGAGTCCACCCACGACTACGGCGGCAAGGCCGACGGCGACGGTAATTCGCTCGCCCCGGTCTACGGACCCGTGCTCGACGGATCGCTCTACGGCAACAACGTGATTCGCGACTCCGACGACGGTGAGCTGGACGGCCTGGCCGGGTACGACCGCGCGATCGGGCCGATGCAGTTCCTGCCGCAGACGTGGAAGCACTACGCGGCCGACGGCAACGGCGACGGCATCGCCGATCCGCAGAACCTCTTCGACGCGGCACTGACCGCCGGAAAGTACCTGTGCGACGGCGGTTTGAACATGCGCGACCTGTCCCAGCAGTCCAAGGCGATCCTGCGCTACAACAACTCGATGGCCTACGTCGCGAACGTCATGGCGTGGGAGACCTCCTACGCCAACGGCGTCGCACCCCGGCCCGGGGACCTGCCCAAAATTTGA